Sequence from the Mugil cephalus isolate CIBA_MC_2020 chromosome 20, CIBA_Mcephalus_1.1, whole genome shotgun sequence genome:
GCatcggtgtgtttgtgtttcacagatCATCGCCCATGTCATCCAGGTGGTCCTGGCCATCATGTACCCCAACGATTTCACCCCTGAGGTCCATGTGTCCTTTGACAAGTTCCTGGCCTTCCTGGCTATTACTCTGGCTGAGAAATACCGATAAATGCAAGTTGTATGTCGTCTGTACACCAAATGAAATAAAGGCATTTAAAATTCAAACGCTGCGTCCGGTGTCATCGTCTTTACTAATGCCTTCCCTAAATAATCATTTtctatgaaaaataaacatatatatgtgtgtgagttcaGAGACAAGTGTCATCAATCATCTTCAGCTCTACATATATAGAGGTTTAGAAGTTGGGGCAGTCACAACAGTCAAGAGGCAGCATATGTTCCGTTTGTCtgaaagaaaatcaatattATCATTAACATTATCAGCATTATAATTTTGGTTGTCACACCGCTCCAACGTGTTTGTGAGAGCTTAAGATCTCGCGTTAACCTCTCGAAATGCATGTGTCATTATTATCCATCAGtcaaatttgacatttaaataaaagtcaagagaaaaaaaacgtgttACAAATAAAGTAGTAGCCTAAAGGTGctatgacaacaacaaaacaaacgtgCAAATGCTTAAATGTAAACTCTATTCATCACAAAATTCCAGATGAATCACGCAGTGCCATGGGGTATGTCCTTTCTATTTGTTTGACTTCGTATAATCCTGTGAATGAGCGAGTATCTAACGAGTATGTTTACAGTGCCCCCTCCTGGCAGATGGAGCACACTGTCTCTAAAGATTTACACCAACTTTGGAGATCTACAGTAAAACTTAAATACTTGTATCATTACATGCAGTgacagtcaaatgtttggacacaccttctcgccttctttttttttcttatatttcaTATTGTAGATTAATACCGAAGAAATCAAAACTGTGAAGGAACACATATTAAATGTAGCGCCAGGCAGGAGGCGGCATACCATCAGCTACAGAGGAAAACACTCCAGTGTGAGCTCTACTGCTCATTCATCTCCTTAAAGTGGGGGAGGGCAGTGGTGTTCCGCTACAGAATAGTCGCTACAGAAAGGCGAAGTCTGAACCGTGTTGACGTTTCCACACTTCCACACAAATCCAATGAGTCTGCGACTTTCGACAGATCTCGTGGAGAAAACGCCATGATAAACAATCGCGTGTGACACAGCCACGGTCATTGCATTAACAAATAAACTCACATGCAATGGTTAATCTTAATTTGTCTTGACGAATAGGACAAAGtaatgtttatattatttatatatattatagagctattttcaaataaatatcatGACATCTTTCTGTGTAATGTAATAAGAAGACCATAAACTATCATCCGAACTAATGACACGGTTGAACCAATACCTGTTCAAAACCGTTTTGCATCACCGGTAGTCCATATTGGATTATATGTGCAAAAATAGAAGTTATAATTGAACTAATCTACCATTTGATTATGTTTTTTGTCTGgtatagaagaaaaaataagttgtgAGCCAAGTAACGTCACGGAACTTGGCCTGCCACAGATAGTTGCCAAATTACGGACGCATAACATGAACGTCATTATCACGATCATGCCTCCTGCCCGGTCAGTTGCTGCCTGGCCCTGGGGACGGAGGATGCAGTGGGGAATAAAAACGTGAAATGCCAAACATCAGGACTCTAAAGAAAAGCTTGTCCTCGGAGAAAATAGTTTGACAGTAATCGGAGACTCGGGCTTTCCCACCGTCACCATGGTCGAGTGGACAGACGCCGAGCGCGCCGCCATCACAACCCTGTGGTCAAAACTGGACCTTAAACACTTCtaatttctttttacttttgtgaagtCTTAGTCGTGGTTTCGTGTCTTTTCATGCTTCTGAGTGTGTATCACGGGATTTAGAGACTCTTTGCGTTATCTGGCAACTTGACCAGCAGTGCAGCCATTCTCAGAAACCACTGATGTCATctcttattttcattcattctgaccTTTTCAGCCATTGTCTTTAAAGCCATCCTTATACATTCTCTCTCATTGTAGGCTCTTGCTGAATGCATCAGTTATTGTGATCAAGTTTGTCCGGAAGTCCAGAAGGCCTGGCAGAAGTTTCTGGCTGTGGTGGTCTCTGCTCTGGGCAGTCAGTACCACTGAGGGTCTGGAGAGGTTCTACCCTCAGCGATGTGTAACAGTCTTACAGGTAATTCTAAAATCACTCAGTGCTATGTATCTGTTGccaaataaaaagtaaattgcATCTCTCTGCGCAGTGCTTGGCGCATTCATGGTTTAATCAATTAACTCATATACAAGGAAGTGGAATCAATACTCACTATAATGCTATATTGCGAACTGGGTGTGGCTTTTTTATTTGGTTATAACAGTATAAAATGTGTGCAACCGATAAAAACACGTTTGACGTCAGGCGCTTAGTATCACAGTGGCTGGACATCTGCTTTCATTCTTATCCTGATCAGCATATGGggaataaactaaatatttaaaaaagttgaataaataataaagtcttTTGAAtggaataaacagaataaatgcaTATGTCTTACATGGCAAAACGAGGAAATCCAGATGTacacataataacataataaaatctaattttcatGTCAAGAGACAGAAAATCCCAGCCATGTAGGAGataacattgttttttattttgttgtattctTTCTCGCagtctgttcttctttttatgCTTTGAAACAAAAAGCCCAGTTTGGATATCCACATGTTCTCAGGGTTTGTCTGATGCGGTTTCGTTCCTTCTCCTCGGCTTCTGATTGTGCTCGAGTGTCTGGGTTGGAGTGTTTGCTGGTTTCctatttttcagcttttaaattaaaaacccaTCCCCTATATCCCTATACAAATATCTTTTCTGAGATAGTGCTTGTGCCATTATATAATGCTGTTTGAATACAGCTGTCCTCGTCTCTTCTGCAGGTTGGTGGTACACATATTTAAAACGACTGAACACCAGTGGTCCTGTACTGTTGAATATTTTTGAACAAGTATCAGGCTTGTACTGAGGTGACAAAAAACACTTGGCCTGTAGTTGTGCAGTCAAACATCTCACAGTGTATATAGCGAGATTTGATGAGACTTGTTATTACACATCAACTAAATAAAGTGAGTTCTTATGGTTAAATGATCATCTCCGGAACAGCCAGGGTTGAAAAAAGATGTAGAGGTAAAGAATAaggctttattttattaaggaGTCTAAATAAAGTCTAATTCATTTTAAGACAACTTGCCTTTTATTTCAGTGCCATGTTTCTGCTAAATGAATGCTATCACCCGGAGaagcatgttttgttgttttaaaccatttaatgCCATTACACCAAACCGTTTTCACATCAGACGGAAATGCGAAGTCAAAGCCAAGAGCAGAACAGAAAGCTCTGTCAAGTCTCCTATGTCAGCACTGTTTCTAAGGAACATAACACAATGTGATATTTTCAAGTGCAGCCCTAGTCGCCTCTTTCATCATGACGCCATAAAAAGCTTTGATCATTGATGAGTGTTGGTTACATGTTTTTGCACTTCAACCAGGGGAAATAGACATACGTGTCCTTATGATCAGTATAATCCCCAGAACAGTAAATATGtccaaccaaaccaaacaaaacagtcAGAACTAACATTTTTTCACACTGCCAAACCACTACCAAACGGTGGAGCTGGGTGTCACAGACCTGCTGTGGGTATTAGTTACAGcctccatttccttccttcatctgCACGAAAAAGTTGAGCCCTTTCCAGAACgctcatgaaaacaaatgtgttacGCAATTTGCTATTTCTCAACCAAGACTTAACGAACGGATTACCAGATGTTCTGGGAAAGCAAATGCAGAAAGTGCTGGATACTTAagatttagggttagggttggggttaaaTACGTTTCACTATCCTGGGCGACACATGAGGCTCGGACGCAACGCTGGAAACTACACCGGTTAGAACTGCTaatacaaacacaagcacaataCCGTGGCAAACACAAATTATTCTTCACgaatctaaacacacacactaaacacccACCAGACTTATGTCACCAATTAAACGTTGAGTTGTTGGAGTTGCCCCCCTGGCGTCACGGTTGAGACAGTAGGACTTCGGACAGCTCCCGCATGGACGCGGAAAGCTGCGTGTGCAGGAATCCAGCAGGTACCACGGCATCCACCCCATTTTCTGTTTCAGCAACTGGAGCTGATTTTTGTAGAGTCCGGATCATTTTGATCATATTACAGAGGGAGTTTGAAAGATAGTGATGGCAAATGTTAGAAGGATGTTTGCAGCTTCATTAGAAGGCGCGTCAACGTCGTCCGATCTTTTATTTCGTTTATTTAGCCCGAAACACCAAATATGTTTCTGCTAGGATTACGTTTCTGATGTGACGGTGACACGATGGAGCCGGTGAAGATTTGACTTAAAAGACTTAAAAGAccaagaacctttttttttagaaacaagACTCAGAAAAGAAACGcacagcttttgtgtttgtttgtttgttttttaatttaacatgcCCCTACTCGTTGAGACATTGTTGGATGGCATACGACTTGTTTTCGATGCTTCTGAGTTGCTGCAAGTTAGCGGTATCTCTCAGACAGAGCCAAGGCACATTCTGCAGGAACTTTTCCACAGAGACGTGAACCTCCGGAGTGAAGTCTGCGGGGAAGTACATGGCCAGGACCACGATGATGGAGTGGGCCAGGATCTGCGGTTGTGGCAAAAGGCAGAGATTAATATCATAAATGACCACATTGTATTACACTAAACACCCACCAGACTTATGTCACCAATTAAACGTTGAGTTGTTGGAGTTGCCCCCCTGGCGTCACGGTTGAGACAGTAGGACTTCGGACAGCTCCCGCATGGACGCGGAAAGCTGCGTGTGCAGGAATCCAGCAGGTACCACGGCATCCACCCCATTTTCTGTTTCAGCAACTGGAGCTGATTTTTGTAGAGTCCGGATCATTTTGATCATATTACAGAGGGAGTTTGAAAGATAGTGATGGCAAATGTTAGAAGGATGTTTGCAGCTTCATTAGAAGGCGCGTCAACGTCGTCCGATCTTTTATTTCGTTTATTTAGCCCGAAACACCAAATATGTTTCTGCTAGGATTACGTTTCTGAAGATGAAGATTCTTCTGAAGATTTGACTTAAAAGACTTAAAAGAccaagaaccttttttttttagaaacaagACTCAGAAAAGAAACGcacagcttttgtgtttgtttgtttgttttttaatttaacatgcCCCTACTCGTTGAGACATTGTTGGATGGCATACGACTTGTTTTCGATGCTTCTGAGTTGCTGCAAGTTTAGCGGTATCTCTCAGACAGAGCCAAGGCCACATTCTGCAGGAACTTTTCCACAGAGACGTGAACCTCCGGAGTGAAGTCTGCGGGGAAGTACATGGCCAGGACCACGATGATGGAGTGGGCCAGGATCTGCGGTTGTGGCAAAAGGCAGAGATTAATATCATAAATGACCACATTGTATTATTACAGTAGCTACTACGTGGAATGCAATATTACACTGTAATGATTACTAAAACAAAACCCTTGGATCGTCCTCAACAAAGACCTCTacggttttttttttgttttttttttttgttttttttttttttgtttaccttGAAGTTGGCAGGATCCACCCGGAGCTTGAAAGCATGCAGCTCACTGAGGGAGCTCAAGCAGCCAGTAAGATCATCAATGCCTTTGACAGCTTTCCCCACCGCTGACATGATGACGGCACCATGTTTCTTGACTTGTGCGGCCTGAGGACTCAGGTCCCCCCAGTGCGAAAAGTAGGTCTTGGTCTGAGGGTAGGCAACCAGCATCCTACAGAAATAACCAGAAGAAATCATTCACAGAAATTCACAGCATTTTTCGTCTTTCACATCCAGACCATTGTGCCAAACATGGAGCTCACCTGCCCAGGGCTTCTGCGCCAATCTCGCTGGACTTCCCTTCAGCTTTGGCCCAGAAGGCCTTCACCGCGGCCTTGTCTTTCGCAGAGAGGCTCATGGTTGCTTGGAGTTTTCAGGTACCGAGAGAAAGTATTGATCAGAAATGGTGCCCAAGTGGATTTGTAACGGCGCCTTTATGTTAAACCAAACGGCACCACGCCCAAATATCAAATCCAAGCCACATGCCTGATAAAGAAACAGCAAGACGTAGTCATTGCCATTTCTTTTTTGATAAAACATACCACTCCCTATATTCACGTAGGTGCTGCGTAATTGATCGTTATTTACTTGATAGTCCGTCTTGTTACGAGCCAGCAAAATAGTTTACCCAAGTTTACCCCAAGTGATCATAAGGACTTTTAACGGATTATTAAATGAAAGTAATTACATAGAGGCAATAAATCACCGTTacaattttgactttttcatgaAAATCACACTCATCACGATGTAAGGAAAATTATATCTACATTCTtcgcatttttctttctctttttttttgttttacattttttttttttccttattcgAAAACAATTCTTAATGCGTCTTCACATATTCGGTCTTTAGTTTAGTGGGTATATTATACAATTTCTTAAACACCAATGACTTTGCGTTCCTGGTCCATCTATTGTTGCTGCCAATCCAATACAGTTCAGGAACAGCACACATTGTaacataaacagaaatatatCCTAACAAGTCCACACGTCCCACATGGCCTTATCTAAACTTTCAATTTACGAACCAAATAACGTCACAGAGTCACACCGTTGCCAAATTACGGACGCATTGCATGAACGTCATTATCATGATCGTGCCTCCTGTCCAATCGGTTGCTCCCTCGGCCGGGGGACGGAGGATGCAGTGGTGAATAAAAACGTGGGATGTCAAACATCAGAACTCAAAAAGAAAGACTTGTCTTCGGAGGAACTTGTTTGACAGTAATCTGAGACTCAGACTTTCCCATCGTCACCATGGTCGAGTGGACAGACGCCGAGCGCACCGCCATCACAACCCTGTGGTCCAAAATTGACGTGGGTGAAATCGGACCCCAGGCTCTAGCCAGGTAATTTGTCAACTAATTCGGATTCAAATACTCGTTTATGTGTGATGTCCGGGGTTAATGTAATATAGCATATCTTTCATAGTATGGTTAGACGCCGTTGTTTTACCACTTGTACTTTTGTGAAATCTTGTTTGTGGTTTCCCGTCTTTTCAGGCTTCTGATCGTGTATCCCTGGACTCAGAGACACTTTGCGTCTTTTGGCAACTTGTC
This genomic interval carries:
- the LOC124998088 gene encoding hemoglobin subunit alpha-B-like, which translates into the protein MSLSAKDKAAVKAFWAKAEGKSSEIGAEALGRMLVAYPQTKTYFSHWGDLSPQAAQVKKHGAVIMSAVGKAVKGIDDLTGCLSSLSELHAFKLRVDPANFKILAHSIIVVLAMYFPADFTPEVHVSVEKFLQNVALALSERYR